One stretch of Malus domestica chromosome 14, GDT2T_hap1 DNA includes these proteins:
- the LOC103430990 gene encoding protein CHROMOSOME TRANSMISSION FIDELITY 7-like isoform X2, with translation MQSKISAFFKPSSSYSSSSSPKPAAPPPIVTGGNDDELTVWEKTQHQYCNTYKRRAPNPQSGRDKSSVQLPEKPFSDDNSRKPESTTLGRTVIKNKKRSYAQFYLDFGQSDFNLHTCSTCGVKYTAGDEGDEKAHKAFHKDYTNGIPFKILQGWCNERVVHLPSVEGGRIVLVLDSDPPAQRNKVGEVVKRMETELGNGWILHKLCKVYLYILSQRVAGCLVAEPIKEAHKVPSCAVDGSSDGTTTHEAKLSTLQFGDIRFQREVRKKAHFASEALNENLNGAIFCEREAVPAVCGVRAIWVTPSNRRKHIATQLLDTLRKSFCMGFVLERSQLAFSQPTSAGKALASNYIGGGGYFLVYKTNHIVP, from the exons ATGCAATCAAAGATCAGTGCCTTCTTCAAACCCTCCTCCtcctattcttcttcttcttcacccaAACCAGCAGCCCCACCTCCGATTGTTACCGGTGGAAACGACGACGAATTGACCGTCTGGGAAAAGACGCAGCACCAATACTGCAACACCTATAAGCGAAGAGCTCCAAACCCGCAAAG TGGAAGGGACAAAAGTTCAGTTCAATTGCCGGAGAAACCCTTTTCGGATGATAATTCCAGGAAGCCGGAATCGACCACATTGGGAAGAACAGTGATCAAGAACAAGAAGAGAAGCTATGCTCAGTTCTATTTAGACTTTGGTCAGTCTGATTTCAATTTGCACACGTGCTCCACGTGCGGGGTCAAGTATACCGCCGGAGACGAAGGCGATGAGAAGGCTCACAAGGCATTTCACAAGGACTATACCAATGGAATTCCATTCAAG ATTTTGCAGGGATGGTGCAATGAGAGGGTTGTTCATCTGCCTTCTGTTGAAGGAGGTCGGATTGTTTTGGTGTTAGATTCTGATCCTCCGGCGCAGAGAAACAAG GTCGGGGAAGTTGTGAAGAGGATGGAGACTGAGCTTGGAAATGGATGGATTTTGCACAAGTTGTGTAAG GTGTATCTGTACATTTTGTCTCAAAGGGTTGCTGGATGTCTAGTTGCGGAACCAATAAAAGAAGCACACAAAGTTCCTTCATGTGCAGTCGATGGAAGTTCTGATGGTACTACTACGCATGAAGCTAAATTATCTACTCTCCAATTTGGGGATATCAGGTTTCAGAGGGAAGTCAGGAAAAAAGCCCATTTTGCATCCGAAGCATTGAATGAGAATCTCAATGGCGCTATATTCTGCGAAAGGGAAGCAGTGCCTGCTGTCTGCGGCGTTAGAGCTATTTGGGTCACTCCATCTAACAGAAGAAAACACATAGCCACCCAGTTATTGGATACCCTGAG GAAAAGTTTCTGCATGGGATTTGTCCTCGAACGCTCTCAACTGGCATTCTCTCAACCAACATCGGCTGGAAAGGCATTGGCGTCCAATTATATTGGTGGTGGAGGATATTTTCTGGTGTACAAAACCAACCATATTGTCCCATGA
- the LOC103430990 gene encoding protein CHROMOSOME TRANSMISSION FIDELITY 7-like isoform X1 gives MQSKISAFFKPSSSYSSSSSPKPAAPPPIVTGGNDDELTVWEKTQHQYCNTYKRRAPNPQSSGRDKSSVQLPEKPFSDDNSRKPESTTLGRTVIKNKKRSYAQFYLDFGQSDFNLHTCSTCGVKYTAGDEGDEKAHKAFHKDYTNGIPFKILQGWCNERVVHLPSVEGGRIVLVLDSDPPAQRNKVGEVVKRMETELGNGWILHKLCKVYLYILSQRVAGCLVAEPIKEAHKVPSCAVDGSSDGTTTHEAKLSTLQFGDIRFQREVRKKAHFASEALNENLNGAIFCEREAVPAVCGVRAIWVTPSNRRKHIATQLLDTLRKSFCMGFVLERSQLAFSQPTSAGKALASNYIGGGGYFLVYKTNHIVP, from the exons ATGCAATCAAAGATCAGTGCCTTCTTCAAACCCTCCTCCtcctattcttcttcttcttcacccaAACCAGCAGCCCCACCTCCGATTGTTACCGGTGGAAACGACGACGAATTGACCGTCTGGGAAAAGACGCAGCACCAATACTGCAACACCTATAAGCGAAGAGCTCCAAACCCGCAAAG TAGTGGAAGGGACAAAAGTTCAGTTCAATTGCCGGAGAAACCCTTTTCGGATGATAATTCCAGGAAGCCGGAATCGACCACATTGGGAAGAACAGTGATCAAGAACAAGAAGAGAAGCTATGCTCAGTTCTATTTAGACTTTGGTCAGTCTGATTTCAATTTGCACACGTGCTCCACGTGCGGGGTCAAGTATACCGCCGGAGACGAAGGCGATGAGAAGGCTCACAAGGCATTTCACAAGGACTATACCAATGGAATTCCATTCAAG ATTTTGCAGGGATGGTGCAATGAGAGGGTTGTTCATCTGCCTTCTGTTGAAGGAGGTCGGATTGTTTTGGTGTTAGATTCTGATCCTCCGGCGCAGAGAAACAAG GTCGGGGAAGTTGTGAAGAGGATGGAGACTGAGCTTGGAAATGGATGGATTTTGCACAAGTTGTGTAAG GTGTATCTGTACATTTTGTCTCAAAGGGTTGCTGGATGTCTAGTTGCGGAACCAATAAAAGAAGCACACAAAGTTCCTTCATGTGCAGTCGATGGAAGTTCTGATGGTACTACTACGCATGAAGCTAAATTATCTACTCTCCAATTTGGGGATATCAGGTTTCAGAGGGAAGTCAGGAAAAAAGCCCATTTTGCATCCGAAGCATTGAATGAGAATCTCAATGGCGCTATATTCTGCGAAAGGGAAGCAGTGCCTGCTGTCTGCGGCGTTAGAGCTATTTGGGTCACTCCATCTAACAGAAGAAAACACATAGCCACCCAGTTATTGGATACCCTGAG GAAAAGTTTCTGCATGGGATTTGTCCTCGAACGCTCTCAACTGGCATTCTCTCAACCAACATCGGCTGGAAAGGCATTGGCGTCCAATTATATTGGTGGTGGAGGATATTTTCTGGTGTACAAAACCAACCATATTGTCCCATGA
- the LOC103424286 gene encoding exocyst complex component EXO70A1-like, translated as MGVSQAMEALGARASSIRDALHKSQTITDNMVSILGSFDHRLSALETAMRPTQIRTHSIRRAHENIDKTLKAVEVILGQFDLTRKAEAKILRGPHEDLESYLEAIDQLRSIIHFFSSHKNVKSSDGVLHHANNLLSKAISKLEDEFRQLLTNYSKPVEPDRLFDCLPDSLRPDPAGQKNEASGKGSDHPNKSLKPVIYTPLTLIPPRVLPLLHDLAQQMVLAGHQQQLFRTYRDTRGSVLEQSLRKLGVERLTKDDVQKMQWEVLEAKIGNWIHYMRIAVKLLFTGEKKICDQIFEGAESLKDPCFAEVTANSVAVLLSFGEAIARSKRSPEKLFVLLDMYEIMRELQSEIEFLFGSKACMEMRESALSLTKRLAQTAQETFGDFEEAVEKDATKTAVLDGTVHPLTSYVINYVKFLFDYQSTLKQLFQEFDGEPESQLTNVTTRIMQALQNNLDGKSKQYKDPALTQLFLMNNIHYIVRSVRRSEAKDLLGDDWVQIHRRIVQQHANQYKRVSWAKILQCLTVQGSGNPSGGDSSSLSRAMVKDRFKTFNVQFEELHQRQSQWTVPDSELRESLRLAVAEVLLPAYRSFIKRFGPMIENGKNPGKYIKLRPETIESMLNEFFESKTWGEQKR; from the exons ATGGGGGTTTCGCAGGCAATGGAGGCCCTGGGAGCGAGAGCTTCGTCTATCAGAGACGCGCTGCACAAGAGCCAGACCATCACCGACAACATGGTCTCCATTCTCGGCTCCTTCGACCACCGCCTCTCCGCCCTCGAAACCGCCATGCGTCCCACTCAG ATTAGGACACATTCGATTCGGAGGGCGCATGAGAACATTGATAAGACATTGAAGGCTGTAGAGGTTATATTGGGGCAATTCGACCTCACACGAAAG GCAGAGGCTAAAATACTGAGAGGGCCACATGAGGATTTGGAAAGCTATTTGGAAGCAATTGATCAGCTGAGAAGCATCATTCACTTCTTCAGTAGCCACAAAAATGTTAAGAGCAGTGATGGGGTGCTTCACCATGCCAATAACTTGCTTTCGAAAGCCATCTCGAAGCTCGAAGATGAGTTTAGACAGCTGCTCACAAATTACAG CAAGCCTGTGGAGCCTGATCGTCTATTTGATTGTCTCCCCGACTCTCTACGGCCAGATCCAGCTGGACAGAAAAATGAAGCTAGTGGAAAGGGTTCTGACCACCCAAACAAAAGCTTAAAACCTGTCATTTACACACCACTAACCCTTATTCCCCCAAGGGTTCTGCCATTACTGCATGATTTAGCCCAACAAATGGTTCTAGCTGGCCATCAACAACAGCTATTTAGGACCTACAG GGACACTCGTGGTTCTGTTTTGGAGCAGAGCTTGAGGAAACTAGGCGTGGAGAGACTTACTAAAGATGATGTTCAGAAAATGCAGTGGGAGGTTTTAGAGGCTAAGATTGGGAATTGGATACATTATATGCGGATAGCT GTGAAACTTCTGTTTACTGGTGAAAAGAAAATCTGCGATCAAATATTTGAAGGTGCTGAGTCACTTAAGGATCCATGTTTTGCTGAAGTTACTGCAAACAGTGTGGCTGTGCTCCTCAGTTTTGGGGAGGCTATTGCCAGAAGCAAGAGGTCACCTGAAAAGTTATTTGTTCTTTTAGACATGTATGAGATAATGAGAGAACTTCAGTCAGAG ATTGAATTCCTTTTTGGAAGTAAAGCTTGCATGGAAATGCGGGAATCTGCATTAAGTTTGACAAAGCGTCTAGCTCAAACAGCGCAGGAAACTtttggtgattttgaagaagctgTTGAAAAGGATGCCACAAAAACTGCTGTTCTTGATGGAACCGTCCATCCTTTGACAAGCTATGTGATAAACTATGTAAAGTTTCTCTTCGA TTATCAATCCACTCTGAAGCAACTTTttcaagagtttgatggtgAGCCGGAATCTCAGTTAACAAATGTTACTACAAGGATTATGCAGGCTCTTCAGAACAAcctggatggaaaatctaagcAGTATAAAGATCCTGCCCTCACTCAATTATTTCTTATGAACAACATTCACTATATAGTGAGATCTGTGCGGAG GTCAGAAGCAAAGGATTTGTTGGGGGATGACTGGGTGCAGATACACCGAAGGATCGTACAGCAGCATGCAAATCAGTATAAGAGGGTTTCTTGGGCAAAG ATTCTGCAGTGTCTTACCGTTCAGGGCAGCGGAAATCCATCAGGTGGTGATAGCAGTTCACTTTCAAGAGCTATGGTGAAAGATCGATTCAAGACTTTCAACGTGCAATTTGAGGAGCTTCATCAAAGGCAATCTCAGTGGACAGTTCCTGACAGCGAATTGCGAGAGTCTTTAAGGCTAGCTGTTGCTGAAGTCCTCTTGCCTGCTTACAGATCATTCATCAAACGTTTTGG GCCTATGATCGAGAACGGAAAAAACCCGGGGAAGTATATAAAGCTTCGCCCTGAGACCATTGAGTCGATGCTGAATGAATTTTTCGAGAGCAAGACGTGGGGAGAACAGAAGCGATAG
- the LOC103407815 gene encoding uncharacterized protein, which translates to MSSMEETPSPPKRRLSCATYFDALWFCYSPVHQMQQYYRLGSLDNCSGKWTSLVDCLVLKTKRSSEVQEILETREKGKSHIWTFRTPEEASVNWKEQFGDLDEVE; encoded by the exons ATGTCTTCAATGGAAGAAACACCTTCCCCTCCAAAGCGTCGGTTGTCGTGCGCCACCTACTTCGACGCCCTCTGGTTTTGCTATT CTCCGGTGCATCAGATGCAGCAGTATTATAGACTTGGGTCACTTGATAACTGTTCCGGGAAATGGACTTCTCTGGTTGATTGCTTGGTTTTGAAGACGAAGAGGTCATCTGAAGTGCAG GAAATTTTGGAAACTCGGGAGAAAGGCAAGTCTCACATCTGGACTTTTCGAACTCCAGAAGAAGCATCAGTTAACTGGAAAGAACAATTTGGAGATTTAGATGAAGTGGAATGA
- the LOC103430990 gene encoding protein CHROMOSOME TRANSMISSION FIDELITY 7-like isoform X4 — MQSKISAFFKPSSSYSSSSSPKPAAPPPIVTGGNDDELTVWEKTQHQYCNTYKRRAPNPQSGRDKSSVQLPEKPFSDDNSRKPESTTLGRTVIKNKKRSYAQFYLDFGQSDFNLHTCSTCGVKYTAGDEGDEKAHKAFHKDYTNGIPFKGWCNERVVHLPSVEGGRIVLVLDSDPPAQRNKVGEVVKRMETELGNGWILHKLCKVYLYILSQRVAGCLVAEPIKEAHKVPSCAVDGSSDGTTTHEAKLSTLQFGDIRFQREVRKKAHFASEALNENLNGAIFCEREAVPAVCGVRAIWVTPSNRRKHIATQLLDTLRKSFCMGFVLERSQLAFSQPTSAGKALASNYIGGGGYFLVYKTNHIVP, encoded by the exons ATGCAATCAAAGATCAGTGCCTTCTTCAAACCCTCCTCCtcctattcttcttcttcttcacccaAACCAGCAGCCCCACCTCCGATTGTTACCGGTGGAAACGACGACGAATTGACCGTCTGGGAAAAGACGCAGCACCAATACTGCAACACCTATAAGCGAAGAGCTCCAAACCCGCAAAG TGGAAGGGACAAAAGTTCAGTTCAATTGCCGGAGAAACCCTTTTCGGATGATAATTCCAGGAAGCCGGAATCGACCACATTGGGAAGAACAGTGATCAAGAACAAGAAGAGAAGCTATGCTCAGTTCTATTTAGACTTTGGTCAGTCTGATTTCAATTTGCACACGTGCTCCACGTGCGGGGTCAAGTATACCGCCGGAGACGAAGGCGATGAGAAGGCTCACAAGGCATTTCACAAGGACTATACCAATGGAATTCCATTCAAG GGATGGTGCAATGAGAGGGTTGTTCATCTGCCTTCTGTTGAAGGAGGTCGGATTGTTTTGGTGTTAGATTCTGATCCTCCGGCGCAGAGAAACAAG GTCGGGGAAGTTGTGAAGAGGATGGAGACTGAGCTTGGAAATGGATGGATTTTGCACAAGTTGTGTAAG GTGTATCTGTACATTTTGTCTCAAAGGGTTGCTGGATGTCTAGTTGCGGAACCAATAAAAGAAGCACACAAAGTTCCTTCATGTGCAGTCGATGGAAGTTCTGATGGTACTACTACGCATGAAGCTAAATTATCTACTCTCCAATTTGGGGATATCAGGTTTCAGAGGGAAGTCAGGAAAAAAGCCCATTTTGCATCCGAAGCATTGAATGAGAATCTCAATGGCGCTATATTCTGCGAAAGGGAAGCAGTGCCTGCTGTCTGCGGCGTTAGAGCTATTTGGGTCACTCCATCTAACAGAAGAAAACACATAGCCACCCAGTTATTGGATACCCTGAG GAAAAGTTTCTGCATGGGATTTGTCCTCGAACGCTCTCAACTGGCATTCTCTCAACCAACATCGGCTGGAAAGGCATTGGCGTCCAATTATATTGGTGGTGGAGGATATTTTCTGGTGTACAAAACCAACCATATTGTCCCATGA
- the LOC103430990 gene encoding protein CHROMOSOME TRANSMISSION FIDELITY 7-like isoform X3, whose product MQSKISAFFKPSSSYSSSSSPKPAAPPPIVTGGNDDELTVWEKTQHQYCNTYKRRAPNPQSSGRDKSSVQLPEKPFSDDNSRKPESTTLGRTVIKNKKRSYAQFYLDFGQSDFNLHTCSTCGVKYTAGDEGDEKAHKAFHKDYTNGIPFKGWCNERVVHLPSVEGGRIVLVLDSDPPAQRNKVGEVVKRMETELGNGWILHKLCKVYLYILSQRVAGCLVAEPIKEAHKVPSCAVDGSSDGTTTHEAKLSTLQFGDIRFQREVRKKAHFASEALNENLNGAIFCEREAVPAVCGVRAIWVTPSNRRKHIATQLLDTLRKSFCMGFVLERSQLAFSQPTSAGKALASNYIGGGGYFLVYKTNHIVP is encoded by the exons ATGCAATCAAAGATCAGTGCCTTCTTCAAACCCTCCTCCtcctattcttcttcttcttcacccaAACCAGCAGCCCCACCTCCGATTGTTACCGGTGGAAACGACGACGAATTGACCGTCTGGGAAAAGACGCAGCACCAATACTGCAACACCTATAAGCGAAGAGCTCCAAACCCGCAAAG TAGTGGAAGGGACAAAAGTTCAGTTCAATTGCCGGAGAAACCCTTTTCGGATGATAATTCCAGGAAGCCGGAATCGACCACATTGGGAAGAACAGTGATCAAGAACAAGAAGAGAAGCTATGCTCAGTTCTATTTAGACTTTGGTCAGTCTGATTTCAATTTGCACACGTGCTCCACGTGCGGGGTCAAGTATACCGCCGGAGACGAAGGCGATGAGAAGGCTCACAAGGCATTTCACAAGGACTATACCAATGGAATTCCATTCAAG GGATGGTGCAATGAGAGGGTTGTTCATCTGCCTTCTGTTGAAGGAGGTCGGATTGTTTTGGTGTTAGATTCTGATCCTCCGGCGCAGAGAAACAAG GTCGGGGAAGTTGTGAAGAGGATGGAGACTGAGCTTGGAAATGGATGGATTTTGCACAAGTTGTGTAAG GTGTATCTGTACATTTTGTCTCAAAGGGTTGCTGGATGTCTAGTTGCGGAACCAATAAAAGAAGCACACAAAGTTCCTTCATGTGCAGTCGATGGAAGTTCTGATGGTACTACTACGCATGAAGCTAAATTATCTACTCTCCAATTTGGGGATATCAGGTTTCAGAGGGAAGTCAGGAAAAAAGCCCATTTTGCATCCGAAGCATTGAATGAGAATCTCAATGGCGCTATATTCTGCGAAAGGGAAGCAGTGCCTGCTGTCTGCGGCGTTAGAGCTATTTGGGTCACTCCATCTAACAGAAGAAAACACATAGCCACCCAGTTATTGGATACCCTGAG GAAAAGTTTCTGCATGGGATTTGTCCTCGAACGCTCTCAACTGGCATTCTCTCAACCAACATCGGCTGGAAAGGCATTGGCGTCCAATTATATTGGTGGTGGAGGATATTTTCTGGTGTACAAAACCAACCATATTGTCCCATGA